A region from the Hippoglossus hippoglossus isolate fHipHip1 chromosome 16, fHipHip1.pri, whole genome shotgun sequence genome encodes:
- the LOC117777047 gene encoding fibrinogen silencer-binding protein, producing the protein MASSSVFLSSMVGKARSSNFTLSEKLDLLKLVRPHIRILEEHTNKHAVIVDKNKCWDTVAEQYNALGGDRPHRTAQGLRTLYKRLKESAKQEVMQRRHAQPEYRASISEPTRRIMEMIPHLFHHVPIHEKDQALRRLIYSKHNSSLEHPGSSSSLAELQDYSAAVPSIPHEVVQLDPEEDVKPPPELPILSTHTGPGLDGGQEQDLDREQDLDGEQDLDSVQDYEASLSPTSSSVNLPLSPSPLPLRHDLYQNDIYPHHEPDRFRPLQLAKEEHELVLANHRKVAVFLEEKREGLKRKQDLEEELLRAKIKVEKLKAARLRHGLSIPL; encoded by the exons ATGGCATCgagctctgtgtttctgtccagcATGGTGGGCAAAGCTCGCTCCTCCAACTTCACCCTCTCTGAGAAACTGGACCTGTTGAAGCTGGTGCGTCCCCACATCCGCATCCTGGAGGAGCACACCAACAAGCACGCAGTCATTGTGGACAAGAACAAGTGCTGGGACACCGTGGCCGAACAGTACAACGCCTTAGGAGGGGACAGACCCCATCGCACGGCCCAGGGCCTCAGGACCCTCTACAAGAGGCTGAAGGAGTCGGCCAAGCAGGAAGTGATGCAGCGGAGACACGCCCAGCCGGAGTACAGAGCCAGCATCTCTGAGCCAACCAGGAGAATCATGGAGATGATCCCTCACCTGTTTCACCACGTGCCCATCCATGAAAAGGACCAGGCACTGCGCAG ATTAATATACAGCAAGCACAACTCTTCCCTCGAACATCctggcagcagctcctctctggcTGAACTCCAGGATTACTCAGCAGCTGTCCCAAGTATCCCCCATGAGGTGGTCCAGCTGGACCCTGAAGAGGATGTTAAGCCACCGCCAGAACTCCCCATTCTCTCCACGCACACAGGGCCAGGGCTGGACGGAGGCCAGGAGCAGGACTTGGACAGGGAGCAGGACTTGGACGGGGAGCAGGACTTGGACAGCGTGCAAGATTACGAAGCATCCCTGTCTCCTACGTCCTCCTCCGTTaacctccccctctccccctcgcCACTGCCCTTACGCCACGACCTCTACCAAAACGACATTTACCCCCACCACGAGCCCGACAGGTTTCGCCCCCTGCAGCTGGCCAAAGAGGAGCATGAGCTTGTGTTGGCAAATCACAGGAAGGTTGCCGTGTTCCTGGAGGAGAAAcgagaggggctgaagaggaaGCAGGATCTGGAGGAGGAACTTCTGAGAGCCAAGATCAAAGTGGAGAAACTAAAGGCTGCTCGACTGAGACATGGGCTGTCGATTCCTCTATAA
- the rnf41l gene encoding RING finger protein 151: protein MGYDLERFVGYVNEGLLCCVCRDVLERPLQAPCEHAYCSACISSWLVHHHSCPEDRQPLDVGTLKPLYRYMRNDLSRLQIRCVNAAQGCDVVCSLEGLHTHEDECEFAFISCSNTGCPVQIERRGLEAHLSECNFCSRECPNGCGHTLLSTDQSQHNCVAELRTEVELLRAEMLCKLEEVRREMESRLDSQRRHMVQKESQLKNEVEELKDQLSRVMCDMRALLGAERLRRQEQAEAELEKRELLELLRDLQPIKTQHPVDQTAREQHQGAQPTPGWELHSDATRHLQRKASLHSSSLSLYSAQAMNGSGPPPSPQLGEGGRKGGTRSLTLDCIKRKNREVTVI from the exons ATGGGGTATGATCTTGAGAGGTTTGTGGGCTATGTGAATGAGGgtctgctgtgctgtgtgtgccgAGACGTGTTGGAGCGCCCCCTCCAGGCGCCCTGCGAACATGCCTACTGCAGCGCGTGCATCAGCAGCTGGCTGGTCCATCACCACTCCTGTCCTGAGGACAGACAGCCGCTGGATGTGGGGACTCTCAAACCCCTGTACAG GTACATGCGTAATGACCTGAGCCGTCTGCAGATCCGTTGTGTGAACGCGGCCCAGGGGTGTGACGTGGTCTGCTCCCTGGAGGGCCTGCACACACACGAGGATGAGTGTGAGTTTGCCTTCATATCCTGCTCCAACACAG gttgTCCCGTGCAGATAGAGAGGCGAGGTTTGGAGGCCCACTTGTCAGAATGTAACTTCTGCAGCAGAGAGTGTCCCAACGGCTGTGGTCACACACTTCTCTCCACCGATCAGtcacaacacaactgtgtggcaGAGCTGCGCACAGAGGTGGAGCTGCTCAG GGCGGAGATGCTGTGTAAGTTGGAGGAGGTGCGACGAGAGATGGAGTCTCGCTTGGACTCACAGAGGAGACACATGGTGCAGAAAGAGTCCCAGCTGAAGAACGAGGTGGAGGAGCTCAAG GATCAGTTGTCCCGTGTGATGTGTGACATGCGAGCCCTGTTGGGAGCAGAGCGTCTGAGGCGACAGGAGCAGGCCGAGGCAgagctggagaagagagagCTGCTGGAGCTCCTGAGAGACCTGCAGCCCATCAAGACTCAGCATCCGGTCGACCAGACAGCCAGAGAGCAGCATCAGGGGGCGCAGCCGACACCCGGGTGGGAGCTACACTCTGACGCGACTAGACATCTGCAGAGGAAGGCGTCCTTGCATTCCTCCAGTCTGTCTCTGTATTCGGCTCAGGCGATGAATGGGTCAGGTCCACCACCATCCCCGCAGCTGGGTGAGGGGGGGCGCAAGGGTGGTACCCGGAGTCTGACTCTGGACTGCATCAAGAGGAAGAACCGGGAGGTGACTGTGATCTGA